A genomic window from Planococcus rifietoensis includes:
- a CDS encoding PspA/IM30 family protein — MEILKRFRDIMTSNIHAMLDKAEDPEKMIDQYLRDLNSDLGKVKSETAAIMAAEKRERRELDELKKEMDDMQRYAVKALEANNEDDARKFLQRKAELSERVTDKETAVELAATNTQQMRQMHDKLESDIGELESRRQELKGKAAVAKTQQRMNDFASSVGGAGERISAFDAMEKKINQQLDESAAMAELNKSSETSIKDLAKKYDDGPNVDEELESLKSGTNVDAELEALKSQIGKNE, encoded by the coding sequence ATGGAAATCCTAAAACGTTTCAGAGACATTATGACAAGCAATATTCATGCGATGCTGGACAAAGCGGAAGACCCGGAAAAAATGATCGACCAGTATTTGCGCGACTTGAATAGCGATCTCGGCAAAGTTAAATCCGAGACGGCCGCGATCATGGCTGCGGAGAAACGCGAGCGCCGCGAGCTTGATGAGTTGAAAAAAGAGATGGACGATATGCAGCGCTACGCAGTCAAAGCGCTTGAAGCGAACAACGAAGACGACGCCCGGAAATTCCTCCAGCGCAAAGCTGAACTGTCGGAACGCGTGACGGACAAAGAGACAGCAGTCGAACTTGCAGCAACGAATACGCAGCAGATGCGCCAAATGCACGATAAATTAGAGAGCGATATCGGCGAACTCGAATCGCGCCGCCAGGAACTAAAAGGCAAAGCGGCGGTCGCGAAGACACAGCAACGCATGAATGATTTTGCGTCCAGCGTCGGAGGGGCAGGCGAACGCATCTCGGCATTCGATGCGATGGAGAAGAAAATCAACCAGCAATTAGACGAATCAGCAGCGATGGCTGAACTCAATAAAAGCTCTGAGACGAGCATCAAGGACTTGGCGAAGAAATACGATGACGGCCCGAACGTCGACGAGGAACTGGAGTCCTTGAAATCAGGAACGAATGTGGACGCTGAACTGGAAGCGCTGAAAAGCCAAATCGGAAAGAACGAGTAA
- a CDS encoding TetR/AcrR family transcriptional regulator, protein MKSKKEKLSPQAERTKHHLQEAYIELINEKGYSHVSVTDIVQRAQYNRATFYLYYLDKPDLTEELLSEMFQQIKRTSTERYEKGADILTSAMDADSFELISFVYDNRSFFNLCLVEDTIPGLHGQLPQAIFEMLDEGFTFEGVGKGDINSKPFKLYMAHGTAGLILEWAKTGYEKSPKEMTDTLISIVRSFAAAFRVN, encoded by the coding sequence ATGAAAAGCAAGAAAGAGAAATTGTCTCCGCAGGCGGAACGGACCAAACACCACCTGCAAGAAGCATATATCGAATTGATCAATGAAAAAGGATACAGCCATGTGTCGGTGACGGATATCGTCCAACGAGCGCAATACAACCGGGCGACTTTCTATCTGTATTATCTCGACAAGCCCGACCTCACTGAGGAACTGCTTAGTGAGATGTTCCAGCAAATCAAACGGACGAGCACCGAACGCTACGAGAAGGGGGCGGATATTCTCACTTCGGCGATGGATGCGGATTCGTTTGAGCTGATCAGTTTTGTGTATGATAATCGTTCATTTTTCAATTTATGTTTAGTGGAAGATACCATTCCAGGCCTTCACGGGCAATTGCCGCAAGCAATTTTCGAGATGCTTGATGAAGGATTTACATTCGAAGGAGTCGGCAAGGGCGACATCAACTCCAAACCGTTCAAACTGTATATGGCGCATGGCACTGCAGGTCTCATTTTGGAATGGGCCAAGACAGGCTATGAGAAATCCCCGAAAGAAATGACCGATACCTTGATCAGCATCGTGCGGTCATTCGCGGCGGCATTTCGCGTGAATTAA
- a CDS encoding glucose 1-dehydrogenase: protein MINYQDKVIIITGGGSGLGRAAADSIAAQGGKLVLVDMNKESLEESRKAILAHSTDASVEIVEANVTDEEQVKNYVQFTLDTFGKIDGFFNNAGIEGKQNLTEEYGSAEFEKVVSVNLNGVFYGMKRVLKVMKEQGYGSIVNTASVGGIRGVGNQSGYAASKHGVVGLTRNSAIEYGQYGVSINAIAPGAIMTPMVEGSLKQMAGDDWEAAGKEFVSVNPMKRFGKPEEVGNLVAFLLSDAAKFINASVIPIDGGQSYKY, encoded by the coding sequence ATGATTAATTACCAAGACAAAGTCATCATTATCACCGGCGGAGGGTCCGGTCTTGGCCGCGCCGCTGCCGACTCGATTGCAGCTCAAGGCGGCAAGCTCGTCCTTGTCGACATGAACAAAGAATCACTCGAAGAAAGCCGAAAAGCAATCTTGGCACATTCGACAGATGCTTCAGTTGAAATTGTCGAAGCGAACGTGACCGATGAAGAACAAGTGAAAAACTACGTCCAATTCACGCTCGATACATTCGGCAAAATAGATGGCTTCTTCAATAATGCCGGCATCGAAGGCAAACAGAACTTGACGGAAGAATACGGCTCCGCTGAATTCGAAAAAGTCGTCAGCGTTAACCTAAACGGCGTATTCTATGGCATGAAGCGTGTCTTGAAAGTAATGAAAGAACAAGGCTACGGCTCGATCGTCAATACCGCATCGGTCGGCGGCATCCGCGGCGTCGGCAACCAGTCCGGCTACGCGGCGAGCAAGCACGGCGTCGTTGGCTTGACACGCAACTCAGCCATCGAATATGGCCAGTACGGCGTCAGCATCAACGCGATCGCACCAGGCGCCATCATGACCCCAATGGTTGAAGGCTCCTTGAAGCAAATGGCTGGTGATGATTGGGAAGCAGCCGGCAAAGAATTCGTCAGCGTCAACCCGATGAAACGTTTTGGCAAACCGGAAGAAGTCGGCAACCTCGTCGCCTTCTTGTTATCCGATGCAGCGAAATTCATCAACGCTTCCGTCATCCCGATCGACGGCGGCCAATCCTATAAATATTGA
- a CDS encoding TetR/AcrR family transcriptional regulator, with product MTSRQEKAIETKKRILRTALDLFSEKGFDRVSVDEIVRESGTSKGAFYGHFTSKYDIFLEKFKEIDQFYRDFQKSLSDSLPSEEKIRKLAIAQMEYLRDELGRDGIRSLYAYALTPSVDNSLSDTERPLYAILEQLVSEGQEKGELTSSVSSGRLALLLSRSMRGTLYDWAIFDGDFDLAGEIDGWLELLFRGIRN from the coding sequence ATGACGAGCAGACAGGAAAAAGCGATTGAAACGAAAAAACGCATCCTCCGCACGGCTCTTGACCTGTTCAGTGAAAAGGGTTTTGACCGGGTATCGGTTGATGAAATCGTCCGGGAAAGCGGAACTTCCAAAGGGGCGTTCTATGGGCATTTCACGTCCAAATACGATATCTTCCTTGAAAAATTCAAGGAGATCGACCAATTCTATCGAGACTTCCAGAAAAGCCTGTCCGACAGTTTGCCGTCAGAGGAGAAGATCCGGAAACTCGCGATTGCACAAATGGAATATTTGCGGGATGAGCTCGGACGGGACGGCATCCGTTCACTCTATGCTTATGCACTTACCCCATCCGTCGATAATTCCCTGTCCGATACAGAACGCCCGCTTTATGCGATTCTCGAACAATTGGTTTCCGAGGGCCAAGAAAAAGGTGAATTGACATCCTCTGTATCATCCGGCCGGCTTGCGCTGCTGTTATCCCGTAGCATGCGCGGAACACTCTATGACTGGGCAATCTTTGACGGCGACTTCGATTTAGCCGGTGAAATCGACGGCTGGCTGGAACTATTGTTCCGCGGCATCCGCAACTAA
- a CDS encoding TFIIB-type zinc ribbon-containing protein, which produces MVIHYKCPNCGADMAFDSDSGHLSCPSCGHEESIETFPEQNIERKFDEGEAKEYHCENCGAIILTEAETTATHCSFCGAPVVLADRLTGDLAPAKVIPFTVSKDEAVAAFKKWTRGGRLTPRGFMSGDRIKKMTGMYVPFWLYDIEGEAHIQAIGTQVRTYQSGDTIYTETNFYDVFREIDLSYLKVPADASEKMDDVLMDKLEPYDYSELKDFRMPYLAGYLAEKYDFDDEQLFSRVESKIVPYIDAYISTTISGYSSVSYTTKQIDAQKKKVYYTLFPVWMVYYDFDNKEHTFAMNGQTGKVVGKPPISAGKVALWFTGIAVSSFAAMKAIAFAVGGVLW; this is translated from the coding sequence TTGGTCATCCATTACAAATGCCCGAATTGCGGAGCCGATATGGCGTTCGACAGCGACTCGGGCCATTTAAGCTGCCCGAGCTGCGGCCATGAAGAAAGCATCGAGACCTTTCCGGAACAGAACATCGAACGGAAATTCGACGAAGGCGAAGCGAAAGAATACCATTGCGAAAACTGCGGGGCGATCATCCTGACTGAAGCGGAAACGACCGCGACCCACTGCAGCTTCTGTGGGGCGCCGGTCGTATTGGCAGACCGGTTGACGGGAGATCTCGCACCGGCCAAAGTCATTCCGTTTACCGTCAGCAAAGATGAAGCGGTCGCAGCGTTCAAGAAATGGACGCGCGGCGGGCGATTGACCCCGCGCGGCTTTATGAGCGGCGACCGCATCAAGAAAATGACCGGCATGTATGTGCCGTTCTGGCTTTACGATATCGAAGGCGAGGCCCATATCCAGGCAATCGGCACGCAAGTCCGGACCTATCAAAGCGGCGATACGATTTATACGGAAACGAATTTTTATGACGTGTTCCGGGAAATCGATTTGAGCTATTTGAAAGTGCCGGCGGATGCTTCCGAAAAAATGGACGATGTGCTGATGGATAAGCTGGAGCCTTATGATTACAGCGAATTGAAAGATTTCCGCATGCCGTATTTGGCAGGCTACTTAGCCGAAAAATACGATTTTGACGACGAGCAATTGTTTTCCCGTGTCGAATCGAAAATCGTCCCGTACATCGACGCTTATATCAGTACGACCATTTCGGGCTATTCATCGGTCAGCTACACGACCAAGCAGATCGATGCGCAAAAAAAGAAAGTCTATTACACCTTATTTCCAGTGTGGATGGTGTATTACGATTTCGACAATAAAGAGCATACCTTTGCGATGAATGGCCAAACCGGCAAAGTGGTCGGCAAGCCGCCGATCAGCGCCGGCAAAGTCGCGTTGTGGTTCACGGGCATCGCCGTATCGAGTTTTGCGGCCATGAAAGCCATCGCCTTTGCGGTAGGGGGTGTCTTGTGGTGA
- a CDS encoding alpha/beta fold hydrolase: MGHYIQVEENVKIHVEDIGSGQPVVFLHGWPLNNKAFEYQTSLLAKNGFRYIGVDMRGYGKSDKPWSGYDYDTMAKDLEAVVNELRLEQFVLAGFSMGGPIAIRYLTKFGQDNVAKLLLMGAAAPIFTQRDDFNVGMKPEEVDDIIAQIEKDRPAFLAEFADLFFEQKHSPQFLDWFQSLALEAGAHSTLNSAVALRDEDLRGELSSITVPTAIFHGKKDQICPYELGEILDKEIPNSVLVPFKDSGHGINADEPERFNNELLSFLKSSGV, translated from the coding sequence GTGGGACATTATATTCAAGTTGAAGAAAACGTGAAAATTCATGTAGAAGATATCGGTTCAGGACAGCCAGTGGTATTTCTTCACGGCTGGCCGTTGAACAACAAAGCGTTCGAATACCAGACGAGCCTGCTTGCGAAGAACGGCTTCCGTTATATCGGCGTCGATATGCGCGGCTACGGAAAATCCGATAAGCCGTGGTCAGGATACGACTACGACACAATGGCCAAAGACCTTGAAGCGGTCGTCAATGAACTTCGCCTGGAGCAATTCGTGCTCGCCGGCTTTTCGATGGGCGGCCCGATCGCGATCCGCTATTTAACGAAATTCGGCCAGGACAATGTCGCCAAACTCCTATTGATGGGCGCTGCAGCTCCGATCTTCACGCAGCGTGACGATTTTAATGTCGGCATGAAGCCCGAGGAAGTGGACGACATCATCGCCCAAATCGAAAAAGACCGCCCAGCGTTTCTTGCAGAATTTGCGGACCTGTTTTTCGAACAAAAACATTCACCACAATTCCTGGATTGGTTCCAGTCACTGGCACTTGAAGCCGGCGCACATTCCACGCTGAACTCAGCCGTAGCTTTGCGCGATGAAGACTTGCGCGGCGAGCTGTCATCCATCACAGTACCAACCGCCATCTTCCACGGCAAAAAAGACCAGATTTGCCCTTACGAACTTGGCGAAATCCTGGACAAGGAAATCCCGAATTCTGTACTCGTACCGTTTAAAGACAGCGGACACGGCATCAATGCCGATGAACCGGAGCGTTTCAATAATGAACTCCTAAGCTTCCTGAAAAGTTCAGGCGTCTGA
- a CDS encoding SPFH domain-containing protein codes for MAFFGNQFSDVVEWEEFRDDMIFWKWTNKEIKKGSRLIIRPGQDAIFLNNGKVEGIFEKEGEYDIVSEIVPFLSTLKGFRFGFNSGMRVEVLFVNTKEFTVKWGTKSPINIPAPQLPGGMPIRANGTFHFKVNDYVNLIDKVAGVKDSYLVEDVQLRITAWLDQLLMKWITREGKDMFNLQSNSHEIGKGIQDDLNMEIMDDGMKVTGFQVMSFNYPKEIQDMINKNASHGMVGDVSKYQQMSVADAMGKSSGSNTASDMAGMMMGMNIAKEMMDDQKESSSASGQTGGGSTASSGSAGEQQGPNFCPNCGEKVSGAKFCPNCGQKLVG; via the coding sequence ATGGCATTTTTCGGCAATCAATTTTCAGATGTGGTGGAATGGGAAGAGTTCCGCGATGATATGATTTTTTGGAAATGGACGAATAAGGAAATCAAGAAAGGCAGCCGGTTGATCATTCGGCCAGGCCAGGACGCAATTTTCCTCAATAACGGCAAGGTGGAAGGGATTTTCGAAAAAGAAGGCGAGTACGATATCGTCTCTGAAATCGTGCCGTTTTTGTCGACTTTGAAAGGTTTCCGTTTCGGCTTCAATAGCGGCATGCGGGTCGAAGTGCTGTTCGTCAATACGAAGGAATTCACCGTCAAATGGGGCACGAAAAGTCCGATTAACATTCCTGCACCGCAGCTTCCAGGCGGCATGCCGATCCGCGCGAACGGCACCTTTCATTTTAAAGTGAATGATTATGTCAATTTGATCGACAAAGTCGCCGGTGTCAAAGACAGCTACCTCGTTGAAGACGTCCAGCTGCGCATTACGGCGTGGCTCGACCAATTATTGATGAAATGGATTACGCGTGAAGGCAAGGACATGTTCAATCTGCAGTCGAATTCCCATGAGATTGGCAAGGGCATTCAAGATGATTTGAATATGGAAATCATGGACGATGGCATGAAAGTGACCGGCTTCCAAGTGATGAGTTTCAACTACCCGAAAGAAATCCAGGACATGATCAATAAAAACGCATCGCACGGCATGGTCGGTGATGTCTCCAAATACCAGCAGATGTCCGTTGCCGATGCGATGGGCAAATCATCAGGATCGAATACCGCGTCTGATATGGCCGGCATGATGATGGGGATGAACATCGCCAAGGAAATGATGGACGATCAAAAAGAATCATCCAGTGCGAGCGGTCAAACGGGCGGCGGTTCTACCGCCTCTTCAGGCAGCGCTGGCGAACAGCAAGGGCCGAATTTCTGCCCGAATTGCGGCGAGAAAGTAAGCGGCGCCAAGTTTTGCCCAAATTGTGGGCAAAAGCTGGTCGGGTAA
- a CDS encoding TPM domain-containing protein has product MKKFKCKRAWVPIVALLLFFIGGLSVSAQTGDLIYDEAGLLSSEETQELEALAEQYGAEQNVDFLFLTTDSTEEQPIETYLGDFYDERAESTGREDAVLLTIDIGGREVYLAGFGTAERTLDAERVDLVLDRIIPEMQSGDYADAFEETVVTSSEYMEYRPGVNPESIFLKTWFHLAIALLLGGIIVGSMLYNAGGRVTTTPGTYVDRDHTRVRSQDDRFRNKTVTRRKIPKNKDGGGFGGGGGMTGGGRSFSGGGRSF; this is encoded by the coding sequence GTGAAAAAGTTTAAATGTAAACGGGCGTGGGTGCCGATTGTGGCTTTGCTGCTGTTTTTCATTGGCGGATTGTCCGTTTCAGCACAAACCGGTGATTTGATATACGACGAAGCCGGCTTGCTTAGCAGCGAAGAAACGCAGGAACTCGAAGCCTTGGCAGAGCAATACGGCGCAGAACAAAACGTGGACTTTTTGTTTTTGACGACCGATAGTACCGAAGAGCAACCCATCGAAACTTACCTGGGTGATTTCTATGACGAGCGCGCCGAAAGTACCGGTCGGGAAGACGCAGTGCTCTTGACGATCGATATCGGCGGCCGTGAAGTATACCTTGCAGGTTTCGGTACGGCCGAGCGGACGCTGGATGCAGAGCGTGTCGATCTCGTGCTTGACCGGATCATTCCTGAGATGCAATCGGGCGATTATGCGGATGCGTTCGAAGAAACAGTCGTCACTTCAAGCGAATACATGGAATACCGGCCGGGTGTCAATCCGGAGAGCATTTTTTTGAAAACCTGGTTTCATTTAGCTATCGCGCTGCTGCTAGGAGGCATTATCGTCGGATCGATGCTTTATAACGCCGGTGGCAGGGTGACGACAACCCCAGGAACTTATGTTGACCGCGACCATACACGCGTGCGCAGCCAGGATGATCGCTTCCGCAATAAAACCGTAACCCGCAGAAAAATTCCAAAGAATAAGGATGGCGGCGGGTTCGGTGGAGGCGGCGGCATGACTGGCGGCGGGCGTTCATTCAGCGGCGGTGGCCGTAGCTTCTAA